The genome window GAAGTGAGAACTAGAAAACACCCCCTCTCTGCAGCAAGTGGTACAGAGACTGTGCAAGTGTCAGGATACCTATTCAATTTTGTGCTTTATTAACCAAGCTAAGCAACAGCTCAGTTTGCACAGATTACAATGCCTTGCAGTCCCCAGCAGACAGCTCACTTTCCACACCTTTTGTGAGCTTTGAGCCTCCCTAACCAGAATTTTCATGCACACTTTAGGGGTTCCTCTGTTAATATGGATGCCTGCCCTGCAGCATCACCACTTGCAGAACTACACATTATTTTTCATGAACACAGTGATTTGAGGGTGGGAGCTGACGATAAGAAAAGAACAAGGCTTCTACCAGTACACCCCCAACCTAGGTACAAATTAGATGAAGGACACTTTATAAGGTAGCTGTGGTTTTATAAACCTGAAACACTCATATTCTTTATTTATAACAGAAGCTTTGTTAAGAACTCACCTGTTGAAGCAGCAGGTTCCTCAGGTGTTCTCCCGTAGTGTGCCATTAGCTTTAGTTTGGTCTCCTGCTTTTTGTGTTTCTTGCCTACATAGTGCTGTTTTGCCATCAGTGGGTTATTGAATGTGGCATGGCAGAGACTGCAGAATTTGTCCGGGTCAGAAGTGTTTTGGTTCTCTTCATTAGAGGACACAGTAGTTGGAGGTGAATCAGTGGGTTGGTTCTCAGCAGGTATTACAGCTGCAAAATTAATCCAAGTACAAAAAGACAAAATTTTAGAGAAAAACCAGAAGAAGCAAAATGACAATTCTATATTAGCCACAAAATTCTCAATAGGACAGAACTTTGCACTGGGAATTTTATTCTGTGTACAGATTCAACATAtgcattcatacacacacaaaaatactaCAAATGACAAAGCTTACAACAGATTAAAGACAGCAAAAAGGGAAAAAGATTTTGGTGTAAGCTTTGGGTTTGTTACTACTGAGGTCATCAAGGAAGCATAAGACACCAGCATGCGCCTGTTTCATGGTTGAGACAAAGGGTACCACGAATCCCCTTAATGACCACAGTTACTTGGAAGCAACCTGGACTCTTCCAGTCAggggtattttaaaaaacacacagtgcAGCAAGAGACAAGTCTTGGCATCTTTCTGATCATACCTTCTTCTTTCAGAGACTTCAGCTTCAGATTCTTGGTATGGGTCTTGCCTAGGTAGTGGGAATTAGCCACAACAGGTGAGGAGAAGGTCATATTACAGATGGGACAGCATTTGTTCCTGTCTTCTCCATTGCTATCCTGTTTACAAGAAGGGACAGAGGCTTATTGATGATGAAGAGCCAGAGGGAAGGTTTACCAGTACAGTGaatgtacagtacagtacagaaaATGCAACCGGACTGCAATTCCTTGATTCAGCCTCACACACCACATCGTTTTGAACACTTGTTACACACACAACTTCTGTGCACGGTGGGAGAGAACTAATTAAAGAAACCTATTATAGGccaaaaagaatgaaaaataacCTTGATCAGTAAAGGAAAGGAATACAAAGCAAACCCTTGCCTGAAATTTCTCCTTTAACATTACACTTCTTAAACTACAAAGTACTGGTTTAAAGCAGCAAGGAAAAAGTAGGATTACTGAAGAAGTATAAATTATATGCAGCAAAACAGAATTACCTTTCCTAGCAGGCTATTAATGGTATAGTCTGAAAAAGTGAATGTTCAGTTTTTAAGCTAATTTAGCATGGAAAGGCTCCTTATAAATTGTggaacaatttcctttcccttcaaaAATCTGACTTACTTTTGTGCATTAGTTAATGTGATCTGCTCTGTGCCCCAACgtttaaaaggagaatggctGGCTGACTAccagaaacagaaccttttctgTTGTGGTGCCTTGCTTTCCCAGAGCTGTTTGCCTGGTGTCAAGCTCACCAAGTTTTAGTAGATACCATTTGAAAGTGTTCCAGGATTTTTGACCTGCTCTGCATTACCTGCTTTGTGTCCAGTTTTATTTTCTTGCTTTGGCTGAGTTCTTCCTCACCATGGATAGACATGTATCGACGGACTTTGTTTGCATGTTTCttactctgggggaaaaaaagacaagagAAAACCAAGGAAAGTATATCAGGAGGCCTCCATAATTAATGTTGAGTTTCGGCAGCTGCCTGTAGCTTGAAGTGTACCTGGTAGTGAGCAAGCTTCTGTGACTCAGAGATCAGCACTGCACTACACACTTTGCACTGGGTGTCAGTGAAGATGTAGCTGTTTTCTTTGATGAGTCGATCCACTGGAACAGTAAAAGAACGAAAAAGAAGAGCAAGCATGTTGATACAGAACAGGGAAGGTTGGTAGATTAACAAATTATACCCCTCAAGGTCTTTGCCCGACTTACATAGCTgtcactgttagctttaaaaagtggCTATACATAGGCCtagtgctggtaggggctgatgggaattgtagttcctgaacatctggagagccgcaggttccctacccctggcctagtggcaAATACATGAATTCAGTTTTTCCAtgacaatttttatttattattctgatTCCCCTATTAGGGAGAAGTAAACCAAATACATTTGTGAGTCAAGACAAAGATTACACTGTGATCAATTAATTCTTATCCTACATTGTACTGAAAAAACACTTCCATAATTGCAGGGAAAAATATGATCCTCCAGTAGCATGTCAGTAATGTATTGTCTAACATTTCCTTTGAATACTGGAAAATGCACTTTCCCTTCAGGGCTGAACTATAAGATTTAAAAACTTAACCTCCCACTTCTCTAAATAAAGCCCAGACCAATAGAAAGAAAACATGCATTAGAAGAAATAACTTATCTTAATTTGCATGTCAAGAGTCCTTTGTAGAGAAACAAATAATGATTACATTTATAAATAACATAATTAGTTCAACACAGAACACCCAGAAAGGTTCAACATTTCTTCCTAGCATTGATCCATGTCCAGTTTAAATACAATGCCGATGCTTTCATTAACCTTCAACCAAATAGTCAATTGTCCAATAGAAGTCTATTAACTACAGATGCACATACAGAATGTCAAGCACTTCTCCAGGTCCCAAATGGGAAATATCTAaggctggatccagactaaattttccactaatggctggatccagactaaattttccactaaTGGAAAAGGTGTAGTTTCTTGCTATTTCCTGCTGCAGATTCCTGATGCGCTACTGATGCTTTCCATGAGGGTCCCCTGCTCCTCAGAAACAGCTTTACGAGGAGATCAGTGGACTGCACTAGGaggagaggaggcaggaaagttcgCTTCCACTGACAGAAGTGCCTTGGCACATGAAGTCAAATGTGGATCCAACTCAAATTTTATAAAAAGAAGGGTCATTTTGAGTCCAGCAACAAGCACACTGCTCCTTtccccccatagggttttcaaggcaagagtcatttagaggtggtttgccattgcctgcctttgcatagtgaccctgcTATTATTATTTGGTGATCTCCCagtcaaatactgaccagggctaatcctgcctagcttccaagactgggctagcctggacatGCATCAGGGCATACAGGGTGGGCTACTAATAATCTCACAAACAAGAAGCTACTATTTACAGAGTGATTAAGTAAGCTGGAAAATACAACTGTGTGGGCAGAAAATCTTCTCAGCTGCCACTGATCTGTAATGGTCGTCAATGCACATTCCATGCATTCATTTTACAAACTACAGAAAATTCACTATATTGAAAAGACATTTGCATTTCACATACTACCATTAGGAAAGTCAGAAAGAATCTTATCTGAATCATGTGCTCTTGCTATAAGAAATGTCAAGCTATGCAAAACACACCTTCATATAATGGAGTCATGGCAATTTAAAGTCTGTTTTATTATGGTATTCATTTTTGTGGACCTGAACCTACCTTGGCAAGGTCCCAAAGACCATGAAATATGTAATATACCACAGTCCTATAGCATTTGTCTGCTAAGTGTGCAAGAGAGCAGTGGTACACAGATGGTAGGACTACGGCAGTGGTAGATGGTAGTACTAGAATAAATGCCAGTGTGGTGGTAATTAGGAACTGGCATAACTAGGAACTGGGAGataagttcaaatccccactttgatAGGAAGCTTGGTGGATGACCCAAGGCCAGTCATACTCGGcaagtctaatctacctcacagttgGCAAAATGCAAAAGACAGAATCACATATGCTGCACTAAGATACTAGGTGCAAGGAGGGGATACAAATGACCACTAACAACAGTAGTAATTAGTAGTAATAACCTACTGGAGAGAACACCACAGCTAAGAATTCTTAGAATTATAATGTCCACCAATGAGGCTAAGCAAAAGACTGACAATGACAGAGAGGTATTCAAGAGAAACCTTCTACAGGATGGGCCCTGAAGACAGAAAGGGACAAAATGCCACTTATGTAAAGGTACCACTACTCCAATATATTCTCAGTTACATACAGCCCATCATGGACAATTACATGTCTATCTTGAGCAGTAGTCTGTAAGAAAGAACAGGACACTCAGCAGCTAACAAGATTTGGAACTAAGCTCCACAACATGTTCGGGTATCACTCTGTCCCCAGATCCACTCCGGCAGCAATAATATAACATAGCCTAACCCCATTTGCCATATCATCAGagactcatttatttattcaagtaAATGCCAACACTTGCCAACAATTTCCTTTTAATGCCTACTTCAGACAAAAAGTCACAATGCAAAATAATAAGACACAAACCTGATATTAAAAAATGACAACATTCAGAAACTAGGGGAACATTTCAGTCTCCCAAGATACTTCAGGAGTGACCTGTAAATGACAAGGATGATTTCATCCAACTTTGAAAATACTTCAGATAGCAATTCTCAACTTTTTGTATCTTATGTCTAACCAATCATTCTAACACAATACCTGGGCCCCACCATGTTAGAAACAAAaagcccaccccccctcccacaagaaGGACTTATGTTTACAAGTATTCTGTTATTACTACTAGCATGCCAAAAACTCACAGAAGGTTAATCTATGGCAGGCACAGATGGCACATCAAACTTGCAGGTGGACATAGGGACTGAGAGAGAATAATAGTTATGAAAACACTGCATCCATTCTAGATTATTTCTACACTCTACTAGTGGTACTGGTTGAGAACTACTAACCTAGGAAATGCTTAGAAAGTATGCCCTATATCATACCATTAATCGACAATAGGCCTGTTATACTGTTATAGGTGGTCCTGCTGGTCTGCAGAAAAGCATGCTTTGAATCTAGAGGGACCTTAAGACTGAAAAAGGAagccttgactctcaaaagcttataaccCGGAAATCTTGTTGGTTGTTAAGGTATTTCTGGATTTGAATCCTGTTATTGTTAGATTCTATGCTCATCCAACAAAATGTGATCACAGGTATTTGTTTCCCAGCTGTACTCTTCTCCCACCAACTCTCTTATTTGCTGAAAAAAATGATACAGAGGCCAGGGGTTTTTGAGAGCTCACATATATAAAAGCCACACAGACCAACAACTGAACTAGGGAGCAATTCAGTCTGCTTCTCCTTCCTCACTGCAGCCTCACATGATACATGGGGCTTTTACTTACAAGGGTCTTCCAACTCCCAACATGGCTTTTTCAGCAATCATAGCAGGCTGCAATGAGGCAGGGAAAATCTACTTTCATGAGTGCTTCAAAATGGTGGTGCCAAGGATCCAACTCATAGGTCAAGCTTTCCGATCGGAAGCGGAATATAGTGATGCCTTGGGGATCGGCAAAATGCCGGCCCCTTAGGTCAGCCATTCGGCATTAGGAGCGGCGCAGCTGTTTCGCGAGCTGCACCGCCTTTGCGCCGCTCACCGCGACGCCGAAGttggcgtttccagagtgcgctgggaagccgCTTTACTCTTCCTCGAAACGCCGCCTTCAAGGCTTCcacttcccactccctccccccctgcacTTTTTTTACCTTGTCCCCTCGGTTCGCGGCGCTTGCCGCAGGTCTTCGGGACACGCCTCTGCCCTGGCGACTTTCCtctctgtgcagaaacggccttactcTTTAAACACAAGAGTCCCACAGGTAACTCACAAATAagggttaaaaataaaataaaaaacttatTACTCACCTGCACTAATTTCAAGGGTGAGATAATAATGCCAGAAGAACTAATAGGCATTAGCAGAACACAGTAGCAAGACCAGATcataaaaaaccccacacaaagaAATCAATTTAGCTATCACCCCAAATAGCCTCTAGAACAACCAACAATTTTGATGGATCTCTGGAAAGCTGGCAGCAAGGATTCAACCACAGCAAATTTTGTAGACAGAAGTAGATTGTCACTGACACTAAAAGGtgcttcttttgtttctttttctttagtcTGTCCCTTCTCCTTTGCTATATCACTGCTATGtccttaaataaaattaaaaacagcatgtGCTGGTGGTAGTTACTGATCAGATCACTGTTTTCCATGAAATGGATGGCAAATATCCATGATATTCACTAGCACAGACCTATAAATATTTTTGATAAGAATTACTTTAACTCTGCAATTGCCATAAAATAAGATATCCAGAGAGATCAGCAGATAACAGAGACTCTAGATCTTAGTATCAAGCTTTAATATAAATGCATGACCAATTGTGATATATAATGATCAAGGAACTTTTCTGACTTATAGCTCTCTCTCTACAAAAAAGCAGCCTTTCATattcatatttcattttttattaaaatagctgacatttttaaaagacctaATACAGTTGATGATTGTTAAAATCACTTTAATTGGTCCTGAACATAAGCCTATATGGTGATCTACATCAGCTGAAATGGGAACTCTACTAAGATTGCGAAAAAAATGAGAGATTATCTCATTGGAACTTTGTATGGTATCAATTTAATTTATCAACCAACACAGCGATTTGTATTGTACTAAATAGGAAGGATGGTTTTGCAATCTGACTCATGAACATCCCAAAGTGTGTGCTGGTATCACTATGATGTATCAAGATGTCTCTTTAGAAATGGGTCTGCCATAATATTGCTTATACAAGAGTAATTAAGATGTATTCTCTTGACAAAATTTAGCAGAAATTTTCAAATAATAAAAAGGATACacttagttcttcttctccaacCTGCAACATAGGTAAACATTCTCCTCTAAATACAGCTCTTTGCACAACTGTGTTTCTCCATGTTACAGTGTGGATCAGCAAATGATAAAACTGGATGGAATAAACCCGGCAGTATTGTACGTGCAACGGGCTAGCATCTACCTGTGTTCCTGCTGCTACTGGAAAAGTAAGCTGcatatgcaaacaaacaaaccacggTTTCTATGTGCTATGCCGTTATTCAATTCCACCTGGCATGAATTAAAAGCCCCAGAAGCATGTACTGTGATGCAACAGGGGTGCAGGACACTGACAACAGAAGAATATTATTCAACTCTAGCTGTATTGGCTTCATAATAGCAATAGTATTATAACATGAAGATTAGAACTGTTGCTTTACATCCCTTTCTGCAGCCGGGAATAAAGCAGCTCTAGATTCCCTTGCCTAGTCACTTTTTACCTCTCCTACTCACAAGAGCTCTTTGCTCATTCCATATCCTTGCTACACACCAACATCTATTCATTGAATCCATTTTAAATGTCATTCTTTCCCCATTCTCTCATGTGCCATCTCATCTCTtgaaaattaattaatatttgtcAATAAAATACACTTATGGATATATACAAGGAACacagggcaaatccaccaggaTCTGCCCCGTCTCAGAGCCCAACCCCTTTAAGCATTGTACTTCTCTGAAAACTGCATTTAGATCAGCACTAGAAAGATAATGAACAGAGGAGATGGCAAGACACTAAGACCTGACCACTAGAGGCTGATGTTTCTTTAGGAGTATATTTTCTGGAACTACACGTGGGTTGTGGTCAACAGCCAAATAAGCGCCAATCTATCATCACAGGCAGAGCAGAACTGCCTCTTTTGCTTGGCCCTCAGGATATTAAACACCTATATCGTCCTGGGGAGGAGGACTTCACAGCAACGACTACAAACACTGGGAATGGGTCGAGAGAGGGACTCCAGAATTTGCTTGTTTTTACTGTACACTGCTTTGAACGAGGAAAAAACGCTTTAATAATGCAGTCAATAAAACAAAGCATACAGTTTAAACACCACGTGAAAGGGAATCAAGACACACGACAGTCTCTTTTCTTCAGCTGTGCCATTAACTAGGGATTCTACTCTATCTTATGAGCAAAACGGACAGGTGAACTCATCACGCAAATAAGACGTGGTCAGCCACATTTAAGGAGCGCTCTTGTTTTAAAGCCCTTCTCGCACGGGTCTCACTAGCACCAGCGACGGAGAAAACAAGACGAATCCAAGTATCGGGTGCAGGGATGGTAACAGAAGAGTCAGTCCCTATCCCGGGACTCTTGAAAAAGAGCCAGGTGGGATGAACGGTGGACAGTTCCAACCACACGTGAGAGGTAAGGAAGGACCAACAGAGCCCGTTGCTTTCCATGTTCGTCCATTAAAGCGACCGGCAGCATGTTACCGCAGGAGCGCAAGCACCTTTCCCCGCGAGACTATGACGGAgactcagcctcacctgcctccttTC of Sphaerodactylus townsendi isolate TG3544 linkage group LG03, MPM_Stown_v2.3, whole genome shotgun sequence contains these proteins:
- the ZNF346 gene encoding zinc finger protein 346, with amino-acid sequence MAEETGSNGDALVLPVGKEAVDRLIKENSYIFTDTQCKVCSAVLISESQKLAHYQSKKHANKVRRYMSIHGEEELSQSKKIKLDTKQDSNGEDRNKCCPICNMTFSSPVVANSHYLGKTHTKNLKLKSLKEEAVIPAENQPTDSPPTTVSSNEENQNTSDPDKFCSLCHATFNNPLMAKQHYVGKKHKKQETKLKLMAHYGRTPEEPAASTAGKGYPCNTCNIVLNSIEQYQAHISGFKHKNQIPGAVPITGRYQKQPYTREETTGPDGYSCFSQDF